One region of Amphiprion ocellaris isolate individual 3 ecotype Okinawa chromosome 9, ASM2253959v1, whole genome shotgun sequence genomic DNA includes:
- the LOC111573140 gene encoding metalloreductase STEAP4-like gives MTLERGTSAGMKRGDMSLHPLDSSAALEPELLCIFGTGDLGRSLGQRLLQSGYRVVYGSRRPNSCGPLPQGAQVMTHQEAAQSANLIFICVHREHYEFLGTLAPHLERKVLVDLSNNLKKNLYPEANAAYLQRLVPKAAVVKGLNTLSAWALQNGLLAGKQVYLCGNDEEAKHAVAEMATKLGLTVLDRGSLSAAREIEDFPLRLFPEWRLPLCIAVGLTAFFFFYLLIRDVIYAYVENGDEISYRIMVSLANKVFPIVSLIMLSLCYLPGCIAAFLQLYRGTKYRRFPDWLDRWMLCRKQMGLVALGFAFLHAIYTFIIPIRYAVRHKLISRVVDELKNQTTPFYFDNTEAWGTDSFYALGILGFFLYVLLGLTSLPSVGGSLSWREFSFIQSKLGYLTLFICTAHGYIYGWDKFLSRATYKWYTPPAFMLCLIVPSVVLVLKFIIIIPCVDRTLMRIRQGWERTPPRRETDDVKFTNL, from the exons ATGACATTGGAAAGGGGCACGTCAGCAGGGATGAAGCGGGGCGATATGTCGCTGCATCCTCTGGACTCTTCAGCTGCCCTCGAGCCAGAGCTGCTGTGCATCTTTGGAACGGGCGACTTGGGCCGATCTCTGGGCCAACGTCTGCTCCAGTCTGGCTACAGGGTTGTGTACGGCAGCCGCAGACCAAACAGCTGTGGCCCTTTGCCTCAGGGAGCTCAG gTGATGACCCACCAAGAGGCGGCCCAATCTGCAAATCTGATATTCATCTGCGTTCATAGGGAACATTATGAATTCCTGGGGACGCTGGCGCCTCATCTTGAAAGAAAG GTTCTGGTGGACCTCAGCAACAACCTGAAGAAAAACTTGTACCCAGAAGCCAACGCCGCCTACTTGCAGAG GCTGGTCCCGAAGGCTGCTGTGGTGAAAGGCCTGAACACGCTGTCTGCCTGGGCCCTGCAGAACGGACTGCTGGCAGGAAAACAG GTGTACCTGTGCGGGAACGATGAGGAAGCAAAGCACGCAGTCGCAGAAATGGCTACCAAACTGGGCCTTACAGTTCTGGATCGAGGGTCTCTATCTGCAGCCAGAGAGATTGAGGACTTCCCCCTGCGACTCTTCCCAGAGTGGAGGCTGCCGCTGTGCATAGCGGTCGGCCTCActgccttcttcttcttctacctgcTCATTAGAGATGTCATCTACGCATACGTTGAAAACGGTGATGAAATCTCCTACAGAATCATGGTGTCCCTGGCCAACAAG GTGTTTCCAATCGTGTCTCTCATCATGCTGTCTCTCTGCTACCTGCCTGGTTGTATTGCCGCCTTCCTCCAGCTCTACAGAGGGACCAAGTACAG GCGCTTCCCTGACTGGCTAGACCGCTGGATGCTGTGCAGGAAGCAGATGGGTCTTGTTGCGCTAGGCTTTGCTTTTCTCCATGCCATCTACACATTTATCATTCCTATTCGCTATGCTGTCAGGCACAAACTCATCTCGCGTGTGGTGGATGAG ttgaAGAATCAAACTACCCCGTTTTACTTTGATAACACCGAAGCGTGGGGCACAGATTCATTCTACGCACTGGGAATCCTGGGCTTCTTCCTCTATGTCCTGCTAGGACTGACATCGCTGCCCTCTGTGGGAGGCTCCCTCAGCTGGAGAGAGTTCAGCTTCATTCAG tctaaGCTGGGCTACCTGACTCTCTTCATTTGCACGGCACACGGCTACATTTACGGCTGGGACAAATTCCTTAGTCGAGCTACCTACAAGTGGTACACTCCTCCAGCGTTTATGCTCTGTCTCATTGTACCGTCTGTGGTTCTGGTGCTCaagtttatcatcatcattcCCTGCGTTGACCGCACTCTGATGCGCATTCGGCAGGGCTGGGAGAGGACCCCGCCAAGGAGGGAGACGGATGACGTCAAATTCACCAACCTGTGA